In the Micromonospora narathiwatensis genome, one interval contains:
- a CDS encoding DUF2267 domain-containing protein, producing the protein MAEQLISAFESSLDKTNVILKEIEQAYGWPKEQRNQSYAALRTVLHLLRDRMPVQESAEFAQQLPVLLRGIYFDGWQPESVPIKLNRDDFLYEVRQGFPYDVEGGPQRVVQVVLDTLRRHVNQGEWQDVKSSMPQDLSRMIP; encoded by the coding sequence ATGGCTGAGCAGCTGATTTCCGCGTTCGAGTCCTCGCTGGACAAGACGAACGTGATCCTCAAGGAGATCGAGCAGGCGTACGGCTGGCCGAAGGAGCAGCGCAACCAGTCCTACGCGGCGCTGCGTACGGTGCTGCACCTGCTGCGGGACCGGATGCCGGTGCAGGAGAGCGCCGAGTTCGCCCAGCAGTTGCCGGTGCTGCTGCGCGGCATCTACTTCGACGGCTGGCAGCCGGAGAGCGTGCCGATCAAGTTGAACCGGGACGACTTCCTCTACGAGGTCCGCCAGGGCTTCCCGTACGACGTGGAGGGCGGCCCGCAGCGGGTGGTGCAGGTCGTGCTCGACACCCTGCGCCGGCACGTCAACCAGGGCGAGTGGCAGGACGTGAAGTCGTCGATGCCGCAGGACCTCAGCCGGATGATTCCCTGA
- a CDS encoding FtsK/SpoIIIE domain-containing protein has translation MADVRTQLVSRVRGMLSEAIGAARNRLADADTELAAGRDRLARVRRAAAAVPERVGDARDGRLAEIDARHSARIAELVRRAAAAAEREAPGAASAAWDRWRVTPADRAETPGVVRVGTVRIPGAEPVPALVPLLDAGHVHLAGGDRDGIAAVVPALLLRSLGRAEPGTVRLFGYDPERLGGGLAGFAPLGTAGLLTFVGPGGLGRLLDDLVEQIRRINETVLAGEYASLRELAAATGRRPEPWRVAVLLGGDELSRQERGQLDRVVRTGAACGVHLVVRGIELPDDPTVTRIVVEPGDARIAGLPVVLDEPPPAGLVTETCREVASRVNAGPPPAPFTDLLPPPEDYWREDSAHGLTAPIGEGRHGRPVLLALGDYPPHALIGGPSGTGKTNLIFAWIGALAARYSPAELEFYLLDFKEGVSFARFAQGRRDPSWLPHMRLVGINVNTDREFGLALLRFLAEELRRRADAAKKHEVTKLAELRAVDPTGHWPRIVAVVDEFQALLAGRDVVAREAADLLEDLARRGRSQGIHLVLASQDVRGIEALWGRPALVAQFTLRIALPKALRILAERNDAAQSLPRHHAVVNAESGLVEGNQVARIPSASDWETWSELQHRLWRMRPQDASPARLFDGDAIPRLADAPDLRALTFPEQGVPRNPVALLGEIIDVQARSAALRLPRAPGRNLAVLGTRVDEACAVLDAAARSLARQHRPGTARFSIACLDPDADPAARALYEDLADDAAWYDEETVPELMAEVGDGLGAPGTPPSPHYLLLYAVDAAAGQLAGKAGRRTGLEQLRRILHDGPERRTHVLAWWRGVARMRADLGGPAARTDQIGAWVALDVQGAELGSSLYPGTGGPDWYPRPWRGLYFDRAVHRTGQVIIPYGPSR, from the coding sequence ATGGCTGACGTCCGCACCCAACTGGTGTCGCGGGTCCGGGGCATGCTCTCCGAGGCCATCGGCGCGGCCCGGAACCGGCTGGCCGACGCCGACACCGAGCTGGCCGCCGGCCGGGACCGGCTGGCCCGGGTACGGCGGGCCGCGGCGGCCGTACCCGAGCGGGTGGGCGACGCCCGCGACGGCCGGCTCGCCGAGATCGACGCCCGGCACAGCGCCCGGATCGCGGAGCTGGTCCGGCGGGCCGCAGCGGCGGCGGAGCGGGAGGCGCCCGGCGCGGCGTCCGCGGCGTGGGACCGGTGGCGGGTCACCCCCGCCGACCGGGCCGAGACGCCCGGCGTGGTCCGGGTCGGCACGGTACGCATCCCCGGCGCCGAGCCGGTGCCGGCGCTGGTGCCGCTGCTGGACGCCGGTCACGTGCACCTGGCCGGCGGTGACCGGGACGGCATCGCCGCGGTGGTGCCGGCCCTGCTGCTGCGCTCGCTGGGACGCGCCGAGCCGGGCACGGTCCGGCTGTTCGGGTACGACCCGGAGCGCCTCGGCGGCGGTCTGGCCGGGTTCGCCCCGCTCGGCACCGCCGGGCTGCTCACCTTCGTCGGCCCGGGTGGGCTGGGCCGGTTGCTGGACGACCTGGTGGAGCAGATCCGCCGGATCAACGAGACCGTGCTGGCCGGCGAGTACGCGTCGCTGCGCGAGCTGGCCGCCGCCACCGGCCGCCGGCCGGAGCCGTGGCGGGTGGCGGTGCTGCTCGGCGGCGACGAGCTGTCCCGGCAGGAGCGGGGCCAGTTGGACCGGGTGGTACGGACCGGGGCGGCCTGCGGCGTGCACCTGGTGGTACGCGGCATCGAGCTGCCGGACGACCCGACGGTGACCCGGATCGTGGTGGAGCCGGGCGACGCCCGGATCGCCGGGCTGCCGGTCGTGCTCGACGAGCCGCCCCCGGCCGGGCTGGTCACCGAGACCTGTCGGGAGGTGGCCTCCCGGGTCAACGCCGGCCCTCCACCGGCGCCCTTCACCGATCTGCTCCCCCCGCCCGAGGACTACTGGCGGGAGGACTCGGCGCACGGGTTGACCGCGCCGATCGGCGAGGGCCGGCACGGGCGGCCGGTGCTGCTCGCCCTCGGCGACTACCCGCCGCACGCGCTGATCGGCGGCCCGTCCGGCACCGGCAAGACCAACCTGATCTTCGCCTGGATCGGCGCGCTCGCCGCCCGCTACTCCCCCGCCGAGCTGGAGTTCTATCTGCTGGACTTCAAGGAGGGGGTGTCCTTCGCCCGGTTCGCCCAGGGCCGGCGGGACCCGAGCTGGCTGCCGCACATGCGGCTGGTCGGGATCAACGTCAACACCGACCGGGAGTTCGGGCTGGCCCTGCTGCGCTTCCTCGCCGAGGAACTGCGCCGGCGGGCGGACGCGGCCAAGAAGCACGAGGTCACCAAGCTCGCCGAGCTGCGCGCGGTGGACCCGACCGGGCACTGGCCCCGGATCGTGGCCGTGGTCGACGAGTTCCAGGCGCTGCTCGCCGGCCGGGACGTGGTCGCCCGGGAGGCCGCCGACCTGCTGGAGGACCTGGCCCGGCGGGGTCGCTCGCAGGGCATCCACCTCGTGCTCGCCTCGCAGGACGTACGCGGGATCGAGGCGCTGTGGGGGCGCCCGGCGCTGGTCGCCCAGTTCACCCTGCGGATCGCGCTGCCGAAGGCGCTGCGCATCCTGGCCGAACGCAACGACGCGGCGCAGTCGCTGCCCCGGCACCACGCGGTGGTCAACGCCGAGTCGGGGCTGGTCGAGGGGAACCAGGTGGCGCGGATCCCGTCGGCCAGCGACTGGGAGACGTGGAGCGAGCTGCAGCACCGGTTGTGGCGCATGCGCCCGCAGGACGCCTCCCCGGCCCGGCTCTTCGACGGCGACGCGATCCCGAGGTTGGCCGACGCGCCGGACCTCCGCGCGCTGACCTTCCCCGAGCAGGGGGTGCCGCGCAACCCGGTGGCCCTGCTCGGGGAGATCATCGACGTGCAGGCCCGCTCGGCGGCGCTGCGGCTGCCCCGCGCGCCCGGTCGGAACCTGGCCGTGCTCGGCACCCGGGTGGACGAGGCGTGCGCGGTGCTGGACGCCGCCGCCCGCTCCCTGGCCCGGCAGCACCGGCCGGGCACCGCCCGGTTCTCCATCGCCTGTCTCGACCCGGACGCCGACCCGGCCGCCCGCGCCCTCTACGAGGACCTGGCCGACGACGCGGCCTGGTACGACGAGGAGACCGTGCCCGAGCTGATGGCCGAGGTGGGCGACGGGCTCGGCGCGCCGGGCACCCCGCCGAGCCCGCACTACCTGCTGCTGTACGCGGTCGACGCGGCGGCCGGGCAACTCGCCGGGAAGGCGGGGCGGCGGACCGGGCTGGAGCAGTTGCGCCGGATCCTGCACGACGGGCCGGAACGGCGTACCCATGTGCTGGCCTGGTGGCGGGGGGTGGCCCGGATGCGGGCCGACCTGGGTGGCCCGGCGGCGCGTACCGACCAGATCGGGGCCTGGGTGGCGCTCGACGTGCAGGGCGCGGAGCTGGGTTCCTCGCTGTACCCGGGCACCGGCGGGCCGGACTGGTACCCCCGTCCGTGGCGCGGCCTCTATTTCGACCGCGCGGTGCACCGCACCGGACAGGTGATCATCCCTTATGGTCCGTCCCGATGA
- a CDS encoding DUF3140 domain-containing protein, translating into MVREARLDPEVEVIWDDFHAEVNVPSEKLRQWLLTRGSGEEAFGPNPDLDLPEPGRQILAVLTKRKVDLTPEDIEVMREAIDRIRELAAAKPSRGNADDEWRHSLLDLGHDVLVER; encoded by the coding sequence ATGGTACGCGAGGCGCGACTCGACCCCGAGGTCGAGGTGATCTGGGACGACTTCCACGCCGAGGTGAACGTCCCGTCCGAGAAGCTGCGGCAGTGGCTGCTCACCCGCGGCTCCGGGGAGGAGGCGTTCGGGCCGAACCCGGACCTGGACCTGCCCGAGCCGGGCCGGCAGATCCTCGCCGTGCTGACCAAGCGCAAGGTGGACCTGACCCCGGAGGACATCGAGGTGATGCGGGAGGCCATCGACCGGATCCGGGAGCTGGCGGCGGCGAAGCCGAGCCGGGGCAACGCCGACGACGAGTGGCGGCACTCCCTGCTCGACCTCGGCCACGACGTCCTCGTCGAACGCTGA
- a CDS encoding nucleoside/nucleotide kinase family protein, translating to MRVRPISPERLVTELTDRLAGAAVPGRLRVAVDGPPAADPDALAAALIDPLRAAGRPVLHVRAADFLRPASVRLEHGRTNPDAYYAGWLDEAGLRREVLDPAGPDGSGRLLPSLWDAGADRASRASYVELPPGGVVLVSGSLLLGGGLPFDVTVHVELSPAALDRRTDPGLRWTLPAFARYADEVAPTSFADVVVRADDPRHPALVEAA from the coding sequence ATGCGCGTCCGTCCGATCTCCCCCGAGCGACTCGTCACCGAGCTGACCGACCGGCTCGCCGGCGCCGCCGTACCCGGCCGGCTGCGGGTGGCGGTCGACGGTCCACCGGCCGCCGACCCGGACGCCCTCGCCGCCGCCCTGATCGATCCGCTGCGCGCCGCGGGGCGTCCGGTGCTGCACGTACGGGCCGCCGACTTCCTCCGGCCCGCCTCTGTCCGACTCGAACACGGCCGGACCAATCCCGACGCGTACTACGCGGGCTGGCTCGACGAGGCCGGGCTGCGCCGGGAGGTGCTCGACCCGGCCGGCCCCGACGGCTCCGGGCGGCTGCTGCCCTCGCTCTGGGACGCGGGCGCCGACCGGGCCAGCCGGGCGTCGTACGTCGAACTGCCACCCGGCGGGGTCGTGCTGGTCAGCGGGTCGCTGCTGCTCGGCGGCGGGCTGCCGTTCGACGTCACCGTGCACGTGGAGCTCAGCCCGGCCGCGTTGGACCGGCGGACCGACCCCGGGCTGCGCTGGACCCTGCCCGCCTTCGCCCGGTACGCCGACGAGGTGGCCCCCACCTCCTTCGCCGACGTGGTGGTCCGGGCCGACGACCCCCGGCACCCGGCCCTGGTCGAGGCAGCCTGA
- a CDS encoding DUF72 domain-containing protein yields the protein MGEIKVGTASWTDRTLLDSGWYPPTADTPERRLAFYARQFPLVEVDATYYSPPAERTARLWVARTPPGFIFNIKAFSLLTGHPTRVGALYADLRPTTGKKNLYPDDLPPQAYEEVWARFLSALDPLVEAGRLGAVLFQFPPWFTIKRDNKQYLLEVARRCAPLRPAFEFRHASWFAGDNADETLGFLREHELTYVCVDMPQGHRSSVPPVLAATADLAVVRFHGHSDRWTSKDIHEKFGYDYSDRELRDWAPKLRELAGTAEQTHVLMNNCYRDYAQRNGQRLRALLGAG from the coding sequence ATGGGTGAGATCAAGGTGGGCACCGCGTCGTGGACCGACCGGACCCTGCTCGACTCCGGCTGGTACCCGCCGACCGCCGACACCCCGGAGCGGCGGCTGGCCTTCTACGCCCGACAGTTCCCGCTGGTCGAGGTGGACGCCACCTACTACTCGCCGCCCGCCGAGCGGACGGCCCGGCTCTGGGTGGCGCGTACCCCGCCCGGCTTCATCTTCAACATCAAGGCGTTCAGCCTGCTCACCGGCCACCCGACCCGGGTCGGCGCGCTCTACGCGGACCTGCGCCCGACGACCGGGAAGAAGAACCTCTACCCGGACGACCTGCCGCCGCAGGCGTACGAGGAGGTCTGGGCCCGGTTCCTGTCCGCTCTCGACCCGCTGGTCGAGGCGGGCCGGCTCGGCGCGGTGCTGTTCCAGTTCCCGCCCTGGTTCACCATCAAGCGGGACAACAAGCAGTACCTGCTCGAGGTGGCCCGACGGTGCGCCCCGCTGCGCCCGGCCTTCGAGTTCCGGCACGCCTCCTGGTTCGCCGGCGACAACGCCGACGAGACGCTGGGCTTCCTGCGCGAGCACGAGCTGACGTACGTCTGCGTCGACATGCCGCAGGGGCACCGTTCGTCCGTACCGCCGGTGCTGGCGGCCACCGCCGACCTCGCCGTGGTCCGCTTCCACGGCCACAGCGACAGGTGGACCAGCAAGGACATCCACGAGAAGTTCGGCTACGACTACTCCGACCGGGAACTGCGCGACTGGGCGCCGAAACTGCGCGAGCTGGCCGGCACGGCCGAGCAGACCCACGTGCTCATGAACAACTGCTACCGCGACTACGCCCAACGCAACGGGCAGCGCCTGCGGGCGCTGCTCGGCGCCGGCTGA
- a CDS encoding LysR family transcriptional regulator — protein sequence MNLELRHLRVVCAIAETGSVTKAASTLGLAQPALTAQLQRIERALGGPLFERDRRGARPTALGELVLDRARVLLPAMKGLQDEAARLAGAGDPLSRYRFGGVNSPILGRLVHRLAAERPDVGITTYASWSVDELAQLVAGGRLDFALTGVCGDASPSAEFGLTWREVAVDPVSVLLPQHHPLADRDEVRLVDLRREQWVAAPGEGCFGDCFAAACARAGFTPRKVYETDVRGCVDLVDAGEGVALCQATFRPPAGLVTRRLAGAPLRWRLLLGWHPDAPAVGVAETVLETAVAAYTDTLANHPDYLAWLLRHPDFGAAGGDRRGANRLSAGITAA from the coding sequence ATGAATCTGGAGCTGCGACACCTGCGGGTGGTCTGCGCGATCGCGGAGACGGGGAGCGTCACCAAGGCGGCCTCGACGCTCGGCCTGGCCCAACCGGCACTGACCGCCCAGCTCCAGCGCATCGAGCGGGCCCTCGGCGGTCCGCTCTTCGAACGGGACCGGCGCGGCGCCCGCCCCACCGCGCTCGGCGAGCTGGTGCTGGACCGGGCCCGGGTGCTGCTGCCGGCGATGAAGGGCCTCCAGGACGAGGCGGCCCGGCTGGCCGGCGCGGGCGACCCGCTGAGCCGGTACCGGTTCGGCGGGGTGAACAGCCCGATCCTCGGCCGGCTGGTGCACCGGCTCGCCGCCGAGCGCCCGGACGTGGGGATCACCACGTACGCGTCCTGGTCGGTGGACGAGCTGGCCCAACTGGTGGCCGGTGGCCGGCTCGACTTCGCGCTGACCGGGGTGTGCGGGGACGCCAGCCCGTCGGCGGAGTTCGGGCTGACCTGGCGGGAGGTGGCCGTCGACCCGGTCTCCGTGCTCCTGCCGCAGCACCATCCGCTCGCCGACCGGGACGAGGTGCGCCTGGTGGACCTGCGGCGGGAGCAGTGGGTGGCGGCGCCCGGAGAGGGATGCTTCGGCGACTGCTTCGCCGCCGCCTGCGCCCGCGCCGGCTTCACCCCCCGCAAGGTTTACGAGACGGACGTACGCGGCTGTGTGGACCTGGTCGACGCGGGCGAGGGGGTGGCGCTCTGCCAGGCCACCTTCCGGCCGCCCGCCGGACTGGTGACCCGCCGGCTGGCCGGGGCGCCGCTGCGCTGGCGGCTGCTGCTGGGCTGGCACCCGGACGCGCCGGCCGTCGGGGTCGCCGAGACCGTGCTGGAGACGGCGGTGGCCGCGTACACCGACACGCTGGCGAACCATCCGGACTACCTGGCCTGGCTGCTGCGGCACCCCGACTTCGGCGCGGCCGGTGGTGACCGGCGGGGTGCGAACCGCCTGAGCGCGGGTATCACGGCGGCATGA
- a CDS encoding cupin domain-containing protein, with protein MTYIDPPGGRDRPAVPSPPTAALARCVAVDPAKFTADHWGRSPLLSRAAELPNRDGFADLFSPADADELLSRRGLRTPFLRVAKDGELVPAARYTGGGGAGAEIGDQVLDEKVLQLYADGATLVLQGLHRIWPALVDLARDLSAALAQPTQVNAYLTPAGSQGFATHYDTHDVFVLQVDGRKHWRIHPPVLPDPLERQPWGGRADEVSATAEGRPALDVVLAPGDALYLPRGWLHSAQAQESSSLHLTVGIRALTRYALVEELLALAAEDPRLRAGLPLGVDVADPDAVEPELTETVDALRDWLLRADPAAVAARLRDRAWSAGRPAPIRPLAQAAALAALTADSRVAPREGLRWQLTPTGDAGRVALRLFDRTITLPGTCEPALRAVLAGEVARVGDLPGLDDDADRLVLARRLLKEAVLTPA; from the coding sequence ATGACGTACATCGACCCGCCGGGCGGCCGAGACCGCCCGGCGGTTCCGTCTCCCCCGACCGCGGCCCTCGCTCGTTGCGTGGCCGTCGACCCGGCCAAGTTCACCGCCGACCACTGGGGGCGCAGCCCACTGCTGTCCCGGGCGGCCGAACTGCCCAACCGGGACGGCTTCGCCGACCTTTTCAGCCCCGCCGACGCCGACGAGTTGCTCAGCCGCCGCGGCCTGCGTACCCCGTTCCTGCGGGTGGCCAAGGACGGCGAGCTGGTGCCGGCGGCGCGCTACACCGGCGGCGGGGGCGCGGGCGCCGAGATCGGCGACCAGGTGCTCGACGAGAAGGTCCTCCAGCTGTACGCCGACGGCGCGACCCTGGTGTTGCAGGGCCTGCACCGCATCTGGCCGGCACTTGTCGATCTCGCCCGTGACCTGAGCGCGGCGCTGGCCCAGCCCACCCAGGTCAACGCCTATCTGACCCCGGCCGGCAGCCAGGGATTCGCCACCCACTACGACACCCACGACGTCTTCGTGCTCCAGGTCGACGGCCGCAAGCACTGGCGGATCCACCCGCCCGTGCTGCCCGACCCGCTGGAACGGCAGCCGTGGGGCGGGCGGGCCGACGAGGTCTCCGCCACGGCCGAGGGCCGACCCGCCCTGGACGTGGTGCTCGCCCCCGGCGACGCGCTCTATCTGCCTCGCGGCTGGCTGCACAGCGCCCAGGCACAGGAGTCCAGCTCACTGCACCTGACCGTGGGCATCCGGGCGCTGACCCGGTACGCCCTGGTCGAGGAGCTGCTGGCGCTCGCCGCCGAGGACCCTCGGCTGCGGGCGGGGTTGCCCCTCGGCGTCGACGTGGCCGACCCGGACGCCGTCGAACCGGAGCTGACCGAGACGGTGGACGCGCTGCGCGACTGGCTGCTGCGGGCCGATCCGGCGGCGGTGGCCGCCCGGCTGCGGGACCGGGCCTGGTCGGCCGGCCGCCCGGCACCCATCCGGCCGCTGGCCCAGGCCGCCGCGCTGGCCGCGCTGACCGCGGACAGCCGGGTCGCCCCGCGGGAGGGCCTGCGCTGGCAGCTCACCCCGACCGGGGACGCCGGCAGGGTGGCGCTGCGCCTGTTCGACCGCACCATCACCCTGCCCGGCACCTGCGAGCCGGCGCTGCGCGCCGTGCTGGCCGGCGAGGTGGCCCGGGTCGGCGACCTGCCCGGCCTCGACGACGACGCCGACCGCCTGGTCCTGGCCCGCCGCCTCCTCAAGGAGGCCGTCCTCACCCCCGCCTGA
- a CDS encoding TraR/DksA family transcriptional regulator: MLVHDTTATGRSQAEVDQIRQSLRSRYDELTAEYEQAVAQSQVLRLVEIGDTAGDDQADSGTKTAERDTAQSLLRSILDRRAQFEHALTRLHEGTYGFCEGCSAPIPVERLEIFPSATSCVSCKQNRERRAA; the protein is encoded by the coding sequence ATGCTCGTCCACGACACGACAGCCACGGGCCGCTCCCAGGCGGAGGTCGACCAGATCCGGCAGTCCCTCCGGTCGCGGTACGACGAGCTGACCGCGGAGTACGAACAGGCCGTGGCGCAGAGCCAGGTGCTCCGGCTGGTCGAGATCGGCGACACCGCCGGCGACGACCAGGCCGACAGCGGCACCAAGACCGCCGAGCGGGACACGGCCCAGTCCCTGCTGCGCAGCATCCTGGACCGGCGCGCCCAGTTCGAGCACGCGCTCACCCGGCTCCACGAGGGCACCTACGGCTTCTGCGAGGGCTGCTCGGCGCCGATCCCGGTGGAGCGGCTGGAGATCTTCCCGTCCGCCACGTCCTGTGTGTCCTGCAAGCAGAACCGGGAGCGGCGGGCGGCCTGA
- a CDS encoding ATP-dependent Clp protease ATP-binding subunit, whose product MMGPGDFGSDPWDEFLARYFGRGEGGRRPAHRVDITRLMTADAREMLADAARRAAQKHSNDLDTDHLLWAALQREPLRDLVRRAGADPDALVNALGGRGDGAPGGEVPPNLSLTPAAKRALLDAHQLSRAMGANYIGPEHILMALPLNPESPAGRMLAAGRIQPESLQAASAERGGTPRPDRGTPTLDQYGQDLTELARNDQIDPVIGRADEIEQAVEILSRRTKNNPVLIGEAGVGKTAIVEGLAERICDGDVPQTLIGKRVVQLDLPGLVAGTRYRGDFEERLKKVIDEIRAHRDELIIFLDEIHTLVGAGGAGSEGGMDASNMLKPALARGELRVIGATTLDEYRRSIEKDAALARRFQPVFVPEPSVEDTITILRGLRDRYEAHHQVRFTDEALVAAAELADRYVTDRYLPDKAIDLIDQAGARVRLRTRTPAEDVRELERQLDEVHRNKDQAVADEQYERASELRDRVSELEDQVRRAKGEGEPSNVPTVGPTEIAEVVSRATGIPVNQLTEEERDRLLRLEGQLHEKVIGQDDAVQVVAEAVRRSRTGLADPNRPMGSFLFLGPTGVGKTELARALAEALFGEADRMVRVDMSEFQERHTVSRLIGAPPGYVGYEEAGQLTEAVRRRPYAVVLLDEIEKAHPDVFNILLQVLDDGRLTDSQGRTVNFKNTVLIMTSNLGSELITGTQRAVGFATGASGQQEATELRERLMRRLQENFRPEFLNRIDEVIIFQRLEAQQLRQITELLLEETRRRLHAQDIQVDFTTAGVDWLAEHGYQPEFGARPLRRVIQREVDNRLSRMLLEDRISPGQRVTVDAQDGQLSFEVAAGERGYRAAATSHPR is encoded by the coding sequence ATGATGGGACCCGGTGACTTCGGCTCCGACCCGTGGGACGAGTTCCTGGCCCGGTACTTCGGCCGGGGCGAGGGGGGACGCCGGCCGGCGCATCGGGTCGACATCACCCGGCTGATGACCGCCGACGCGCGGGAGATGCTCGCCGACGCAGCCCGGCGGGCGGCCCAGAAGCACAGCAACGACCTGGACACCGACCACCTGCTCTGGGCGGCGCTGCAACGCGAGCCGCTGCGCGACCTGGTACGCCGTGCCGGCGCCGACCCGGACGCCCTGGTCAACGCCCTCGGCGGGCGTGGCGACGGGGCGCCCGGGGGCGAGGTGCCCCCGAACCTGTCGCTCACCCCGGCGGCCAAGCGGGCGCTGCTCGACGCCCACCAGCTGTCCCGGGCGATGGGCGCCAACTACATCGGTCCCGAGCACATCCTGATGGCGCTGCCGCTGAACCCGGAGTCGCCGGCCGGCCGGATGCTCGCCGCCGGCCGGATCCAACCGGAGTCGTTGCAGGCGGCCAGCGCGGAACGCGGCGGCACCCCGCGGCCCGACCGGGGCACCCCCACCCTCGACCAGTACGGCCAGGACCTCACCGAACTGGCCCGCAACGACCAGATCGACCCGGTGATCGGGCGGGCGGACGAGATCGAGCAGGCGGTGGAGATCCTGTCCCGCCGGACCAAGAACAACCCGGTGCTCATCGGTGAGGCCGGCGTCGGCAAGACCGCCATCGTGGAGGGGCTGGCCGAGCGGATCTGCGACGGGGACGTGCCGCAGACCCTGATCGGCAAGCGGGTGGTCCAGCTCGACCTGCCCGGCCTGGTCGCCGGCACCCGCTACCGGGGCGACTTCGAGGAACGGCTCAAGAAGGTGATCGACGAGATCCGGGCGCACCGCGACGAGCTGATCATCTTCCTGGACGAGATCCACACCCTGGTCGGCGCGGGCGGCGCCGGCAGCGAGGGCGGCATGGACGCGTCCAACATGCTCAAGCCTGCCCTGGCGCGGGGCGAACTGCGGGTGATCGGCGCGACCACGCTGGACGAGTACCGGCGCAGCATCGAGAAGGACGCCGCGCTGGCCCGCCGGTTCCAGCCGGTCTTCGTGCCCGAGCCGAGCGTCGAGGACACCATCACCATCCTGCGCGGCCTGCGGGACCGGTACGAGGCGCACCACCAGGTCCGGTTCACCGACGAGGCGCTCGTCGCCGCCGCCGAGCTCGCCGACCGGTACGTCACCGACCGCTACCTGCCGGACAAGGCGATCGACCTGATCGACCAGGCCGGCGCCCGGGTGCGGCTGCGTACCCGGACCCCTGCCGAGGACGTGCGGGAGCTGGAGCGACAGCTCGACGAGGTACACCGCAACAAGGATCAGGCGGTCGCCGACGAGCAGTACGAGCGCGCCTCCGAACTGCGCGACCGGGTGTCCGAACTGGAGGACCAGGTCCGCCGCGCGAAGGGCGAGGGCGAGCCGTCGAACGTGCCGACGGTCGGGCCGACGGAGATCGCCGAGGTGGTCTCCCGGGCCACCGGCATCCCGGTCAACCAGCTCACCGAGGAGGAACGGGACCGGCTGCTGCGCCTGGAGGGACAGCTGCACGAGAAGGTCATCGGCCAGGACGACGCGGTCCAGGTGGTCGCCGAGGCGGTCCGTCGCTCCCGTACCGGCCTGGCCGACCCGAACCGGCCGATGGGCAGCTTCCTCTTCCTCGGTCCCACCGGGGTCGGCAAGACCGAGCTGGCCCGGGCCCTGGCCGAGGCGCTCTTCGGCGAGGCGGACCGGATGGTCCGGGTGGACATGAGCGAGTTCCAGGAGCGGCACACGGTCAGCCGGCTGATCGGCGCCCCGCCCGGTTACGTCGGCTACGAGGAGGCCGGCCAGCTCACCGAGGCGGTCCGCCGTCGCCCGTACGCGGTGGTGCTGCTCGACGAGATCGAGAAGGCGCACCCGGACGTGTTCAACATCCTGCTCCAGGTGCTCGACGACGGCCGGCTCACCGACAGCCAGGGCCGGACGGTGAACTTCAAGAACACCGTACTGATCATGACGAGCAACCTGGGTTCGGAGCTGATCACCGGCACCCAGCGTGCGGTCGGCTTCGCCACCGGCGCGTCCGGCCAACAGGAGGCCACCGAGCTGCGGGAGCGGTTGATGCGCCGGCTCCAGGAGAATTTCCGGCCGGAGTTCCTCAACCGCATCGACGAGGTCATCATCTTCCAGCGCCTGGAGGCGCAGCAGCTGCGCCAGATCACCGAGCTGCTGCTGGAGGAGACCCGCCGCCGGCTGCACGCCCAGGACATCCAGGTCGACTTCACCACGGCCGGGGTGGACTGGCTCGCCGAGCACGGCTACCAGCCGGAGTTCGGCGCCCGCCCGCTCCGCCGGGTCATCCAGCGGGAGGTCGACAACCGGCTGTCCCGGATGCTGCTGGAGGACCGGATCTCACCCGGACAGCGGGTCACCGTCGACGCGCAGGACGGCCAACTCTCCTTCGAGGTGGCCGCCGGCGAGCGCGGCTACCGCGCCGCCGCGACGTCGCATCCACGATGA